Proteins co-encoded in one Helicoverpa zea isolate HzStark_Cry1AcR chromosome 30, ilHelZeax1.1, whole genome shotgun sequence genomic window:
- the LOC124644661 gene encoding KRAB-A domain-containing protein 2-like: MSDQPSIVDRKRFFTEVDEYYKDIKKSVIESDIIITKNKWSPEEIQKVIKKIEKCDAEKSSDKRRSNSEYLSCNYKVVEVYGKKVLVTENEENEEVQILAPEDYYDTIFMAHISAQHGTEDTTFEILKKKYLIPRFAVQIFINLCKICDAKRKILINKVQKPIAEFTKRGQVDIIDFQNSPDGKYTWLLLYQDIATKFSFLRPLKTSYEGEVAVEVLKIFLEVGCPYILQSMRLRKFTVSIIKSLEMLWPDLKIVYGSVSDIQQSIERIERIKSMVLKWMADYKSVSWSIGCYQVQLKWNTQVLTNPDCEDFYIEYTPFKAFFGVNPTLGLSHTSLPKDIVSQLETEEDLERALRNINKGTQKTEIKEEPVEKTINTDTSEFSGYKSDDKEDITSSLTEEIDYIKPEAFPILEVSPIDTAESLDTKIKEEFPENDDLEEAESFVNNTDVKLEQILICGVCGKDTTTSQTCMACKKVVHVTCSVVSKDEEGYFSKLLCINCHSEEEGQNSLKRPAHEEASSSKKFKDSNVKLPVLIDAAKTTIVPVDNCERIENGLDKNKLYIVGTASEILNNILPQNEVTVAAGPSKMTLPVATVASVKLSQIKYQCNCRNLQNGRCIERSCLCKRVNRMCDVKCHANVPCANK; this comes from the exons ATGTCTGACCAACCGTCTATCGTTGACCGAAAACGGTTTTTCACAGAAGTAGATGAGTACTACAAAGACATTAAGAAAAGCGTTATAGAAAGCGATATAATaataaccaaaaataaatgGAGCCCTGAGGAAATTCAgaaggttataaaaaaaattgagaaatgCGACGCCGAAAAATCAAGCGACAAACGCAGGTCAAACTCGGAATATTTGTCGTGCAATTATAAAGTCGTCGAGGTTTATGGGAAGAAGGTATTAGTGACCGAGAATGAGGAAAATGAGGAAGTTCAAATACTTGCACCTGAAGACTATTATGACACGATTTTTATGGCCCACATCAGCGCGCAACACGGAACAGAGGACACAACATTTGAGATTCTGAAAAAGAAGTATTTAATACCACGTTTTGCGGTACAAATATTCATTAACCTATGTAAAATATGTGATGCAAAAAGAAAGATTTTGATCAACAAAGTTCAAAAGCCAATAGCTGAGTTTACTAAAAGAGGTCAAGTAGATATTATTGATTTCCAAAATTCACCGGATGGGAAATACACATGGTTGTTACTATATCAGGATATTGCAACAAAGTTTTCTTTCCTGCGTCCATTAAAAACTAGCTATGAAGGGGAAGTCGCTGTGGaagttctaaaaatatttttggaagttGGCTGCCCTTATATTCTACAAAGCATGAGGCTGCGCAAGTTTACGGTGTCTATAATAAAAAGCCTAGAAATGTTGTGGCctgatttgaaaattgtttatgGCAGTGTGAGCGACATTCAACAAAGTATTGAGAGAATAGAAAGGATAAAGTCTATGGTTCTAAAGTGGATGGCTGATTACAAATCTGTTTCTTGGTCTATCGGCTGCTATCAAGTTCAGCTAAAATGGAATACTCAAGTCTTAACCAATCCCGATTGTGAGGACTTTTATATTGAATACACTCCATTCAAAGCCTTTTTTGGCGTCAATCCAACACTTGGACTTTCTCACACTAGTTTACCCAAAGACATCGTATCTCAGTTAGAAACTGAAGAGGATTTGGAAAGAGCTCTTCGTAACATAAATAAAGGGACACAAAAGACTGAAATTAAAGAAGAACCAGTtgaaaaaactataaatactGACACTAGTGAATTTAGTGGATACAAGTCAGATGATAAAGAAGATATAACATCATCTCTGACTGAGGAAATCGATTATATTAAACCCGAAGCATTTCCAATTTTGGAAGTTTCGCCAATAGACACTGCAGAGTCTTTAGACACAAAGATTAAAGAAGAATTTCCCGAAAACGATGATCTAGAAGAAGCAGAGAGTTTTGTAAACAATACTGATGTAAAACTTGAGCAAATCTTGATATGTGGTGTATGCGGTAAAGATACAACAACTTCACAAACGTGTATGGCTTGTAAAAAAGTAGTTCACGTGACATGTAGCGTGGTCTCAAAAGATGAGGAGGGATATTTCTCAAAGTTGCTTTGTATTAACTGTCATAGTGAGGAAGAAGGACAAAACAGTTTAAAAAGACCAGCACATGAGGAAGCTTCGTCATCTAAGAAATTTAAAGACAGCAACGTCAAGTTGCCTGTACTTATAGACGCCGCAAAAACTACTATAGTTCCTGTGGACAACTGTGAACGGATTGAAAATGGTTTAGACAAAAACAAACTATACATAGTTGGTACTGCATCTGaaatactaaataatatattgcCACAAAACGAAGTTACCGTTGCCGCCGGACCATCAAAG atgaCATTGCCGGTTGCGACAGTAGCATCAGTAAAACTCTCTCAGATAAAGTATCAATGTAACTGCAGGAATCTTCAGAATGGGCGGTGCATAGAGAGAAGTTGTTTATGCAAAAGAGTCAACAGAATGTGTGATGTTAAATGTCATGCTAACGTGCCATGTGCGAATAAGTGA
- the LOC124644606 gene encoding myb-like protein X yields the protein MKMLANTMRHKSSRETYDIDGFIHQLLASRKFDELAEKVADKAADRIMHIETSPARLQRFTKEVNKINKTIENPQKSHREPPSRDHEIAMKADSSDDIKLRNDNSQDKQGMIDTQAVMMDENTSQSNSLKLKYKYLTRNAYEKKLFSDRGSEKTDQPKRNEISAEKSRDHDKKAEEHTHQDNSEKKQHSSSKTVREASKDDNSRWRHDSRDNDREDSDSKKQDKSHVKSHDDMDTERKENNKKNHQREDQEVRCDTIDTQNSRPEFKSIAKNEVHAIGHVDDRNSTEDENPESSSVEDDDVKIVPPLIEKTSEEDGKGVGKSEKSSSDENIVKEKDEFSPVTLKSRDETEPNINENKITADNQDESIYVYRSEEHKEPVEERNEKIEEHKEKVKEHKEKIEEHKEKTEEHEEKTEKHKEKTKEHKGPVKEPKSEEQGSVEQVTGEPNSGERSNGEQKTEELKAEAQDTEEEHKSEQKTQENGDSNEEDRPTASNKPVIRREGNKVFTYVEAPEYQEYHEQMAKMQKEHPFNPTDFLP from the coding sequence ATGAAAATGTTAGCCAACACTATGAGACACAAATCAAGTAGAGAAACTTATGATATAGATGGCTTCATACATCAACTGCTTGCATCGCGGAAATTTGATGAATTGGCTGAAAAGGTGGCTGATAAAGCTGCAGACAGGATCATGCACATAGAAACTTCACCGGCTCGGCTTCAGAGATTCACAAAAGAGgtcaacaaaattaataaaactatagAAAACCCGCAAAAAAGCCATCGGGAACCACCAAGCAGAGACCATGAAATAGCCATGAAAGCTGATTCATCAGACGATATTAAGCTAAGAAACGACAACAGCCAAGATAAACAAGGTATGATTGACACTCAGGCTGTGATGATGGACGAAAACACTTCACAGTCAAACAGCCTCAAGCTGAAATACAAATATCTAACGAGGAACGCTTACGAGAAGAAACTTTTCAGCGATCGAGGTTCGGAAAAAACTGACCAGCCTAAAAGGAACGAAATATCAGCGGAGAAATCTAGAGATCACGACAAAAAAGCAGAAGAACATACTCATCAAGACAATTCTGAAAAGAAACAACATAGTTCGAGCAAAACTGTGAGAGAAGCGAGCAAGGATGACAATTCTCGCTGGCGTCACGATAGTAGAGACAATGACCGCGAAGATTCAGACTCTAAGAAACAAGACAAGTCACACGTCAAATCCCACGACGATATGGATactgaaagaaaagaaaacaacaagaaaaatcACCAACGAGAAGATCAGGAGGTCAGGTGCGATACTATAGACACTCAAAACTCACGACCGGAATTCAAAAGTATAGCAAAGAACGAAGTACACGCAATAGGTCACGTTGACGACCGAAATAGTACGGAAGATGAAAATCCGGAATCTTCTAGCGTAGAGGACGACGATGTGAAGATTGTCCCACCTTTGATTGAAAAAACTTCTGAGGAAGATGGGAAAGGTGTAGGAAAATCAGAGAAAAGCAGCTCAGACGAGAACATAGTGAAGGAGAAGGATGAATTTAGTCCCGTTACGTTGAAGAGTCGAGATGAAACCGAACCCAACATCAATGAGAATAAGATAACAGCTGATAATCAAGACGAGAGTATTTACGTATATAGATCTGAAGAACATAAAGAACCAGTTGAAGAACGCAATGAAAAGATAGAAGAACACAAAGAAAAGGTCAAAGAACACAAAGAAAAGATCGAAGAACACAAAGAAAAGACCGAAGAACACGAAGAAAAGACCGAAAAACACAAAGAAAAGACCAAAGAACACAAAGGACCGGTTAAAGAACCGAAATCTGAAGAACAGGGGTCTGTGGAACAGGTTACTGGAGAACCGAACTCTGGAGAACGGAGCAATGGAGAACAGAAAACCGAGGAGCTAAAGGCTGAGGCGCAAGACACAGAGGAAGAACAtaagtcagaacaaaagacacaAGAAAACGGGGACAGCAACGAAGAAGACAGGCCGACAGCTTCAAACAAACCTGTAATCAGACGTGAAGGAAACAAGGTGTTTACTTACGTGGAGGCACCAGAGTATCAGGAGTATCATGAGCAGATGGCTAAAATGCAAAAAGAACATCCATTTAATCCTACCGATTTTTTGCCATAA
- the LOC124644608 gene encoding protein LLP homolog, which produces MAKSLRSRWKRKCRAIKRERYAVKELARLKKMLGVKEEDKPETTTDEVMESDQVIFLDAGAINKKKNKKKVEEPPEKEDEDVEMSSDDEKVVVDDDGKKRVFSTKTLKDQNGQYPVWLHKRKIAKINKVGKKNTKKRSKNKKRKRL; this is translated from the coding sequence atGGCAAAATCCCTGAGAAGCAGATGGAAGCGCAAATGCCGAGCCATAAAGCGCGAACGTTATGCTGTGAAAGAATTGGCGCgtttgaagaaaatgttagGTGTAAAAGAGGAAGATAAACCAGAAACTACCACGGACGAGGTTATGGAGTCTGACCAAGTGATATTCTTAGACGCTGGAGctataaacaaaaagaaaaacaagaaaaaagttGAGGAGCCACCCGAAAAGGAAGACGAGGACGTCGAAATGAGTTCCGATGACGAAAAAGTGGTTGTCGATGACGACGGTAAGAAAAGAGTATTTAGTACAAAAACATTGAAAGATCAAAATGGACAGTATCCTGTTTGGCTACATAAGAGGAAAATCGCTAAAATCAACAAAGTCGGCAAGAAAAATACTAAGAAAAGGTCTAAGAATAAGAAACGAAAGAGGTTATAA
- the LOC124644607 gene encoding uncharacterized protein LOC124644607, with protein MSVPALRQPKKVHIEEKRAPISYAEPQNYLIVTLNDGQKLVVSSDAYHGMLTAGELFRCVFCETEMVRDVICKERHKSSENHRKILESYPHVEEFKENLIRKLSGGGHYCTVCNVIVTSHFIHKHISSDVHHRELQMALGRATSYKPFN; from the exons atgtCGGTCCCGGCGTTAAGACAGCCTAAAAAAGTTCACATCGAAGAGAAGAGAGCTCCAATATCATATGCGGAGccgcaaaattatttaatagtaaCTTTAAATGATGGGCAGAAGCTTGTAGTCTCTTCTGATGCTTACCACGGTATGTTGACGGCGGGAGAGCTGTTTCGTTGCGTATTTTGTGAAACAGAAATGGTCAGAGACGTAATTTGCAAAGAGCGTCACAAAAGTTCGGAGAATCATAGAAAAATCCTCGAGAGTTACCCTCATGTTGAAGAATTTAAGGAGAATTTGATCAGAAAG TTAAGCGGAGGAGGTCATTATTGTACAGTCTGTAATGTTATAGTAACATCTCATTTCATACACAAGCACATCTCTTCGGATGTCCATCACCGTGAACTGCAAATGGCTTTAGGACGAGCAACTTCATACAAACCATTCAATTAA